From Cucumis melo cultivar AY chromosome 1, USDA_Cmelo_AY_1.0, whole genome shotgun sequence, a single genomic window includes:
- the LOC103500483 gene encoding AP-1 complex subunit sigma-2 translates to MIHFVLLISRQGKVRLTKWYSPYSQKERSKVIRELSGMILNRGPKLCNFVEWRGLKAVYKRYASLYFCMCIDQDDNELEVLEIIHHYVEILDRYFGSVCELDLIFNFHKAYYILDELLIAGELQESSKKTVARLIAAQDSLVETAKEQASSISNIIAQATK, encoded by the exons ATG ATTCACTTTGTGCTTCTTATAAGTAGACAAGGAAAAGTGAGGTTGACAAAATGGTATTCTCCATATTCTCAGAAGGAGAGATCTAAG GTTATCCGTGAGCTCAGTGGAATGATTCTAAATCGAGGGCCTAAGCTTTGTAACTTTGTGGAATGGAGGGGACTGAAAGCTGTCTATAAACG ATATGCTAGTCTTTACTTTTGCATGTGCATCGATCAGGATGACAATGAACTAGAGGTCCTTGAAATTATTCATCATTACGTTGAGATTTTGGACCGTTACTTCGGCAGT GTCTGCGAATTGGATTTGATCTTCAACTTTCACAAG GCCTATTATATATTGGATGAGCTTCTAATTGCTGGTGAACTCCAAGAATCAAGCAAGAAAACAGTAGCAAGATTGATAGCCGCACAG GATTCGTTGGTGGAGACTGCAAAGGAGCAAGCTAGTTCAATTAGTAACATAATTGCACAGGCCACCAAGTAG
- the LOC103500481 gene encoding pentatricopeptide repeat-containing protein At4g38150, whose translation MAAFQFQSRLQVSKILSSSIRKWEIDFPLLHNPLRTPDFSLSPAPSRRFSSNSMDDDRAFSESEPRNTPPQRRFPPDHREARRVPRGGVTDSYDNRNQRFNRHSEGSSSRFTNEGSTSRQRSESLSQKDFSFLEKFKLNTDNQSSGNEKTEENSSSAPVSESMQEKQQSQHQRPPAADEIFRKMKESGLIPNAVAMLDGLCKDGLIQEAMKLFALIREKGTIPEVVIYTAVVDGFCKAEKFDEAIRIFRKMQNKGISPNAFSFGVLIQGLYKCKKLDDAVAFCNEMLESGHLPNLTTFVGLIDVLCSEKGVDEAHNVVETFKQKGFLIDEKALREFLNKRAPFSPDIWKVFFGNKKAPFF comes from the coding sequence ATGGCGGCGTTTCAATTTCAATCTCGTCTTCAAGTTTCGAAGATTTTGTCTTCATCAATTCGGAAATGGGAAATAGATTTTCCTCTCCTCCACAATCCATTGCGAACGCCGGATTTCTCTCTCTCGCCGGCGCCATCTCGTCGTTTTTCCTCCAATTCCATGGATGACGATCGTGCCTTCTCGGAGTCCGAGCCGAGAAACACCCCGCCGCAACGTCGTTTTCCTCCAGATCATCGCGAAGCTCGTCGTGTTCCCAGAGGGGGAGTAACTGATTCTTACGATAATCGAAATCAACGCTTTAATAGGCATTCAGAAGGTTCCTCTTCTCGATTCACAAATGAAGGGTCGACTTCGCGGCAAAGGAGTGAGTCTTTATCTCAGAAGGATTTTAGCTTTCTTGAAAAATTCAAGCTGAATACTGATAATCAGAGTAGTGGTAACGAGAAGACTGAGGAGAACTCTTCTTCTGCTCCGGTTTCTGAATCAATGCAGGAGAAGCAGCAATCGCAACATCAGCGTCCTCCAGCAGCTGATGAGATATTCAGGAAAATGAAGGAATCTGGTTTAATTCCCAATGCCGTTGCTATGCTTGACGGGCTTTGTAAAGATGGACTTATACAAGAAGCAATGAAGCTTTTTGCTTTGATTCGTGAGAAAGGTACAATTCCAGAAGTTGTGATTTACACTGCTGTTGTTGATGGGTTTTGCAAGGCGGAGAAATTTGATGAAGCAATTAGGATTTTCAGGAAAATGCAGAATAAGGGTATTTCTCCAAATGCCTTCAGTTTTGGTGTCTTGATACAGGGATTGTACAAATGCAAAAAATTAGATGATGCTGTAGCATTTTGCAATGAGATGTTAGAATCTGGGCATTTACCAAATCTTACCACTTTTGTTGGCCTAATTGATGTGTTATGCAGTGAGAAGGGTGTGGATGAAGCTCATAATGTCGTAGAAACCTTTAAACAAAAGGGATTCTTGATTGATGAGAAAGCTTTAAGGGAATTTTTGAATAAAAGAGCCCCATTTTCACCAGATATCTGGAAAGTGTTCTTTGGTAATAAAAAAGCCCCATTTTTCTGA